Proteins from a genomic interval of Lactococcus protaetiae:
- a CDS encoding NAD(P)/FAD-dependent oxidoreductase, which produces MAKKKIVVVGAGFAGISATRLLAKTLKNEVEITVIDKHDFQTSMTQLHEVAASRVEPDAVQYQLSKTIGKFDNVKLVKDSLVELDKANKKAITAKGSYDYDYIIVSMGGEPNDFGVSGVKEHGFTLWSLEDALKIKAQLKKMVEAAKSETNPEKRKALLTFSIAGSGFTGIEMAGELIDWRKKVSKKYDIPESEFTINVVEMMPTIMNILDRSLADKALAYLQNKNINVLVNHGITAVAENYITVSVGGRDEEKVTKEIAGYTLIWTTGVQGNTEAEGCKLAETERGHRLQANEFMEAIGDENHGIYVAGDVSGYIVPENGRPTPQIAEAAEQTGSTAAKNIIAAIKGGEKARFEGNYRGTLVSIGSNYAVGTVGKSKLSGFSATFMKHMVYLVYTFEIHSGHYFFKYINDQLFHKGTV; this is translated from the coding sequence ATGGCTAAGAAGAAAATAGTTGTTGTAGGTGCAGGATTTGCTGGTATATCAGCAACGCGTCTGTTGGCAAAAACACTTAAAAATGAAGTAGAAATTACGGTTATTGACAAACATGATTTTCAGACATCAATGACACAGCTTCACGAAGTTGCAGCAAGCCGTGTTGAACCAGATGCCGTACAATACCAATTGAGTAAAACAATAGGGAAGTTTGATAATGTAAAATTAGTTAAAGATAGTCTTGTAGAACTTGATAAAGCAAATAAAAAGGCAATCACTGCCAAAGGTAGTTATGACTATGACTACATTATCGTATCCATGGGTGGAGAACCCAATGATTTTGGTGTGTCAGGAGTCAAAGAACACGGGTTCACGCTCTGGTCACTTGAAGACGCTTTGAAAATTAAAGCTCAATTGAAAAAAATGGTTGAAGCTGCAAAATCAGAAACAAATCCAGAAAAACGTAAAGCTTTATTGACTTTCAGTATCGCAGGTTCAGGATTTACAGGTATTGAGATGGCTGGTGAATTGATTGACTGGCGTAAAAAAGTTTCTAAAAAATACGACATTCCTGAATCAGAATTTACGATTAATGTTGTAGAAATGATGCCGACGATTATGAATATCTTGGATCGAAGTCTAGCGGACAAAGCACTGGCTTATCTACAAAATAAGAACATCAATGTTCTTGTAAATCATGGGATTACAGCTGTTGCAGAAAACTATATCACAGTCAGTGTTGGTGGACGTGATGAGGAAAAAGTAACTAAAGAAATTGCAGGGTACACGCTCATCTGGACGACAGGTGTTCAAGGAAATACGGAAGCAGAAGGTTGTAAATTAGCTGAAACAGAACGTGGACATCGACTTCAAGCCAACGAGTTTATGGAAGCCATAGGCGATGAAAATCATGGAATTTATGTGGCAGGAGATGTATCAGGATACATCGTTCCAGAAAATGGACGACCAACACCGCAGATTGCAGAAGCAGCAGAGCAAACAGGAAGTACAGCAGCAAAAAATATTATTGCAGCGATCAAAGGCGGAGAGAAAGCGAGATTTGAAGGAAATTATCGAGGAACCTTAGTATCAATCGGTTCAAATTACGCTGTCGGAACAGTTGGGAAATCAAAATTAAGTGGTTTCTCTGCGACATTTATGAAACACATGGTTTACCTCGTTTATACTTTTGAAATTCATTCAGGTCACTATTTCTTTAAATACATCAATGACCAGCTCTTCCATAAAGGAACAGTTTAA
- a CDS encoding iron-sulfur cluster biosynthesis family protein, which yields MKITFDDSITKHLSELTESKTGDFVLDFDHTLSTEMIDSSCCGITRYRIVLVDKGAVPAVFDVRIDSPMGEFFCKKWGMMYFDEEMNVRLTANHLIEIMGRGEQIAPHIEIIDYRQK from the coding sequence ATGAAAATTACATTTGATGATAGTATTACCAAACATCTGTCAGAACTGACAGAATCGAAAACTGGGGATTTTGTCTTAGATTTTGACCACACGTTGAGCACAGAAATGATTGATAGTTCCTGCTGCGGAATTACACGCTATCGCATTGTTTTAGTTGATAAAGGCGCTGTACCTGCTGTGTTTGACGTACGTATTGATTCTCCAATGGGTGAGTTTTTCTGTAAAAAATGGGGGATGATGTATTTTGACGAAGAAATGAATGTTCGTTTAACTGCTAATCATTTGATTGAAATTATGGGACGAGGTGAACAAATTGCTCCTCATATCGAAATTATTGATTATCGGCAAAAATAA
- a CDS encoding alpha/beta fold hydrolase, translating to MSFFITNDNVKINFHDYGDKNNQALILIGGYSSSEVTWICQIDDFVAAGYRVITYDHRSHGDSQKVDFGMTLHRIATDLYELIEYLQLSDVVLIGHSMGAATIMAYEELFTDRNLSAVITEDQAPTFLKSKDWLDGKAGRTLETLGTFIDDFPKTRLTQKPLSDDIKRELGKGMKPFDFKRYRSLLQNVILQDWRAELTQEAIPHLFFAGSQSPIFPSSHAQAARDLQPNPDSEVQIFEGCGHILHLEDSKKFNQSVLHFLEKIK from the coding sequence ATGTCTTTTTTTATAACCAATGATAATGTGAAAATAAATTTTCATGATTACGGAGATAAAAATAACCAAGCGCTGATTTTAATTGGTGGATATTCATCAAGCGAGGTTACTTGGATTTGTCAAATTGATGATTTTGTAGCGGCTGGTTACCGTGTGATTACTTACGACCATCGTTCACATGGGGATTCTCAAAAAGTTGACTTTGGAATGACTTTGCATCGTATTGCAACTGATTTGTATGAATTAATAGAGTATTTACAGCTGTCAGATGTTGTCTTAATTGGTCATTCTATGGGTGCTGCGACAATCATGGCATATGAAGAATTATTTACTGACAGAAACCTGTCAGCAGTGATTACAGAGGATCAAGCTCCAACTTTTTTAAAATCAAAAGATTGGCTTGATGGTAAAGCTGGTAGAACTTTAGAAACATTAGGAACTTTTATTGATGATTTCCCTAAAACAAGACTGACGCAGAAGCCACTTTCCGATGATATAAAACGTGAGTTAGGTAAAGGGATGAAACCCTTTGATTTCAAGCGTTATCGCTCACTTTTACAAAATGTTATTTTGCAAGATTGGCGGGCGGAGCTTACTCAAGAGGCGATTCCACATTTGTTCTTTGCAGGAAGTCAATCGCCAATATTTCCATCAAGTCATGCCCAAGCAGCACGTGACCTGCAACCTAATCCCGACTCAGAAGTCCAAATATTTGAAGGCTGCGGACACATTTTGCATTTGGAAGACAGCAAAAAATTTAATCAAAGTGTCCTTCACTTTCTTGAGAAAATAAAATAG
- a CDS encoding glycoside hydrolase family 1 protein encodes MENKMPEGFFWGNSTSSMQTEGGWNEGGKGQSVYDVDTAGRTAKNWQITIDNFHDYQHDFDLMKEMNMNMYRFQISWSRVVPDGDGDFNEEGIAFYSEMIDELLSRGIEPMICLYHFDMPLVLAEKYNGFLSRAVEEAFVRFGKEMMRRFSSRVKYWIVFNEHNLYFAEGFEHYSGVLKKELTVNDCYTVFHHTMLAHCELADFLHEISDAKIGGMLATTEVYPASTSPKDSLYLRKFDEFYNRNLCDVYAFGHYSDEVLTFIRNHKIEMDFQKGDELILERGISDFISFSYYRSVLLDATTLTDEDTPNFYLSKAMKLNPLLSHNRWGWSIDPEGFRNILNRIYREFGLPVFPIENGIGQDESWDGEHEIEDDVRINYHKKHIEAMKNAMFLDGVDVIGYLGWGLIDIPASGGDIDKRYGAVYVEPETLKRVPKKSFHWFKKVFGSNGDEL; translated from the coding sequence ATGGAAAATAAAATGCCAGAAGGTTTTTTCTGGGGAAATTCAACTTCATCCATGCAAACAGAAGGAGGCTGGAATGAAGGAGGTAAAGGTCAATCCGTCTACGATGTTGATACAGCAGGGCGAACGGCTAAAAATTGGCAAATTACAATTGATAATTTTCATGATTACCAGCATGATTTTGATTTGATGAAGGAAATGAACATGAATATGTATCGTTTCCAAATTTCTTGGTCACGTGTAGTGCCAGATGGGGATGGTGATTTCAATGAGGAAGGCATTGCTTTTTATAGCGAAATGATTGACGAACTGCTTTCACGTGGGATTGAGCCGATGATTTGTCTTTATCATTTTGATATGCCACTGGTTTTAGCAGAAAAATATAATGGTTTTTTGAGTCGCGCTGTTGAAGAAGCCTTCGTACGCTTTGGTAAAGAGATGATGCGTCGTTTTTCTAGTCGTGTCAAGTATTGGATTGTGTTCAACGAGCATAATTTATATTTTGCAGAGGGATTTGAGCATTATTCTGGTGTTCTAAAAAAAGAATTAACGGTGAATGATTGTTATACTGTATTTCATCATACGATGCTTGCTCACTGTGAGTTAGCTGATTTTCTTCATGAAATTTCTGATGCAAAAATTGGCGGAATGTTGGCGACAACGGAGGTTTATCCTGCTTCAACTTCGCCAAAAGATAGTTTGTATTTGAGAAAATTTGATGAGTTTTACAATCGAAATCTCTGTGATGTTTATGCTTTCGGGCATTATTCAGATGAAGTATTAACTTTTATTCGTAATCATAAGATTGAGATGGACTTTCAAAAAGGGGATGAACTGATTTTGGAGAGAGGGATTTCGGACTTCATTTCGTTTTCTTATTATCGTTCAGTACTTCTTGATGCTACAACATTAACAGACGAAGATACCCCCAATTTTTATCTATCAAAAGCGATGAAATTAAATCCACTTCTTTCACATAACCGTTGGGGATGGTCAATCGACCCAGAGGGATTTAGAAATATTTTGAATCGAATTTATCGTGAATTTGGATTGCCTGTCTTTCCAATAGAAAATGGAATTGGGCAGGATGAATCTTGGGATGGTGAACACGAGATTGAAGACGATGTGCGCATTAACTATCATAAAAAGCATATCGAAGCAATGAAGAATGCAATGTTCCTTGATGGTGTGGATGTGATAGGGTATTTAGGCTGGGGGTTGATTGATATTCCAGCATCAGGTGGAGATATTGACAAACGCTATGGTGCTGTATATGTCGAGCCAGAAACACTCAAACGTGTACCCAAAAAGTCATTTCATTGGTTTAAAAAAGTTTTTGGAAGCAACGGTGATGAGTTATGA
- a CDS encoding PTS sugar transporter subunit IIC — translation MNEFINNKILPPVMKFVNTRAITALKNGMLYAMPFIIVGSIFLILANLPIPAVANWLSTNGWSEVFSQAFSMSFGILAIWAAVGIGYSYVKDAGHGDVALQAGLTSLSAFFIIQSLTIANPMTSALANGTGTLTGKEVTAAFDKLPSAVQSLLNSPVTGVLNLTWNGGQGMIAAILIGLLSGWAYSSMIKAGWKITMPEQVPSNVANQFTSMIPTGVIIIGATVVYALFNKIGHTDAVTFIYHWLSVPLQGLGGSFGGIIIISLLVPFFWFFGVHGGIIMGAITGAFLIPNTFDNAALYQAHKLSLANGAHIVTNEFYNNFINLSGSGITFGLIIFTIFLAKSQQMKSIGKVELVPGLFNINEPFLFGLPLVMNPILALPFFLVPVVVSATVYGAIYFHIVPPMNGVAAPWTTPPIISGFLIGGWQYAVLQAVALLESTLIYLPFARKYDKLLLQQEAENEEELEAEAH, via the coding sequence ATGAATGAGTTTATAAATAATAAAATTTTGCCTCCAGTCATGAAATTTGTTAACACTCGAGCAATTACAGCTCTGAAGAATGGGATGCTTTATGCGATGCCATTCATCATTGTAGGTTCAATTTTCTTGATTTTGGCAAATCTTCCAATCCCTGCAGTTGCAAATTGGTTGTCAACTAATGGCTGGTCTGAAGTTTTCAGCCAAGCTTTCAGTATGTCCTTCGGTATTTTGGCGATTTGGGCTGCGGTTGGGATTGGTTACAGTTATGTCAAAGATGCTGGGCATGGCGATGTTGCTTTGCAAGCAGGCTTGACATCACTTTCGGCATTCTTTATTATTCAATCGCTGACGATTGCAAATCCCATGACATCAGCACTCGCAAATGGTACGGGTACGCTTACAGGTAAAGAAGTCACAGCTGCTTTTGACAAGTTGCCAAGCGCTGTACAAAGCCTTTTGAATAGTCCAGTGACAGGAGTTCTTAATCTGACTTGGAATGGTGGACAAGGGATGATTGCTGCTATATTGATTGGACTTTTGAGCGGTTGGGCTTATAGTTCAATGATTAAAGCAGGTTGGAAGATTACCATGCCTGAGCAAGTGCCTTCAAATGTTGCTAATCAATTCACATCAATGATTCCAACGGGTGTGATTATTATTGGAGCAACGGTGGTCTATGCTTTGTTTAATAAGATTGGTCATACGGATGCTGTAACATTTATTTATCACTGGTTGTCTGTTCCTTTACAAGGACTTGGCGGTTCATTTGGTGGAATTATCATCATCTCACTTTTAGTGCCATTCTTCTGGTTCTTTGGTGTGCATGGTGGGATTATCATGGGTGCGATTACTGGTGCTTTCTTGATTCCTAATACTTTTGATAATGCAGCACTTTACCAAGCACATAAGTTGTCGTTGGCAAATGGTGCACATATTGTAACGAATGAATTTTACAATAACTTTATCAACTTGTCAGGATCTGGGATTACTTTTGGTTTGATTATTTTCACTATTTTCCTTGCAAAATCTCAACAAATGAAGTCAATTGGTAAAGTTGAGTTGGTTCCTGGGTTATTCAATATTAATGAACCATTCTTGTTTGGATTGCCATTGGTCATGAATCCAATCTTAGCATTGCCATTCTTCCTTGTACCTGTAGTGGTTTCAGCAACGGTTTATGGTGCGATTTATTTCCACATTGTTCCACCGATGAACGGAGTAGCTGCGCCTTGGACAACACCTCCAATTATCTCAGGTTTCTTGATTGGTGGTTGGCAATATGCTGTTTTGCAAGCAGTTGCTTTGCTAGAATCAACTTTGATTTATCTACCATTTGCGCGTAAATATGATAAATTACTTTTGCAACAAGAAGCAGAAAATGAAGAAGAACTTGAAGCAGAAGCACATTGA